The following coding sequences are from one Candidatus Bathyarchaeota archaeon window:
- a CDS encoding 2-oxoacid:acceptor oxidoreductase family protein → MIEVRFHGMGGQGAVMGALALAEAALAEGKYAQKIPIYGAMRRGGDVTVFLRLDDKPIRRTCGIYEPDAIVVLDPALINLPEVRKGLKRGGVAILNDVRDPGQVDLGVELSKVATVDATAISAEIFGRRPIPITNTIMLGAISRATGWVGLASLEEPIKRMFPGRTGELNIEACKRGYERARVHSHEPGG, encoded by the coding sequence TTGATAGAGGTCAGGTTCCATGGGATGGGCGGCCAGGGCGCGGTGATGGGAGCCCTGGCGCTCGCGGAGGCCGCCTTGGCCGAGGGCAAGTATGCCCAGAAGATCCCGATATATGGCGCCATGAGGAGGGGGGGCGATGTCACGGTCTTCCTCAGGCTCGATGATAAACCCATAAGGAGGACCTGCGGCATCTACGAGCCGGATGCCATAGTGGTTCTAGACCCGGCCCTGATAAACCTCCCAGAGGTCAGGAAGGGGCTGAAGAGGGGAGGGGTCGCCATATTAAACGATGTTAGAGACCCGGGACAGGTGGACCTTGGGGTTGAGCTCTCGAAGGTGGCGACCGTCGACGCGACAGCCATCTCAGCCGAGATCTTCGGAAGGAGGCCCATACCAATAACCAACACGATCATGCTGGGGGCCATAAGTAGGGCAACGGGCTGGGTTGGGCTCGCATCCCTCGAGGAGCCCATCAAGAGGATGTTTCCGGGAAGAACAGGGGAGCTTAACATAGAGGCGTGCAAAAGGGGATATGAGAGGGCGAGGGTGCACAGCCATGAGCCAGGTGGTTAG
- a CDS encoding 4Fe-4S binding protein yields MRGRGCTAMSQVVRAFRPVVDNDKCIRCGNCQTFCPEGTVLLTGEGVIHDYRYCTGCGICANECPVGAIEMVREGAD; encoded by the coding sequence ATGAGAGGGCGAGGGTGCACAGCCATGAGCCAGGTGGTTAGAGCATTCAGGCCCGTCGTGGACAACGACAAATGCATCAGGTGCGGGAACTGTCAGACCTTCTGCCCGGAGGGGACAGTCCTCCTCACAGGGGAAGGGGTCATCCACGACTACAGGTACTGCACCGGATGCGGTATATGCGCCAACGAGTGCCCGGTGGGGGCCATAGAGATGGTGAGGGAGGGGGCGGATTGA
- the porA gene encoding pyruvate ferredoxin oxidoreductase: MSFTRMMEGNEAAAWGVKLSRVEVIPVYPITPQTELISAIASMIATGEMKAQYIKVEGEHTAMAAAIGASAAGARVFTSSAAQGIVYMEEALWMPPGMRLPIVMCIVNRALAPLGGLRPDHNDSLLQRDTGWIQLYCENSQEVLDTIIQAYRIGEDRRVYLPVAVCYDGYFVSATATPVTVPGQEEVDLFLPPYKHELYSLMPEDYRRPQWGANIARARYEVQRAMERAKRVIEEVDRDYKARFGRGYDGLLEEYSCEDAEAVLITMGSMTGTARDVIDEMREEGKRIGLVKMRGFRPFPSEELREMAKRYHAIGVVDRNTSYGSAGGGIIAVETARALYPLDDRPLLLDFHVGLGGSDVTMRQIRYMADRVLEALDKGRVEEEVEWVELIDLGEVM; this comes from the coding sequence TTGAGCTTCACAAGGATGATGGAGGGGAACGAGGCAGCAGCCTGGGGTGTGAAGCTGAGCCGTGTAGAGGTGATACCAGTATACCCGATCACCCCCCAGACAGAGCTCATCAGCGCCATAGCCTCGATGATAGCGACCGGGGAGATGAAGGCCCAGTACATAAAGGTCGAGGGGGAGCACACGGCCATGGCCGCCGCGATAGGGGCATCAGCGGCAGGAGCGAGGGTCTTCACATCCTCCGCCGCCCAGGGGATAGTCTACATGGAGGAGGCATTATGGATGCCTCCCGGGATGAGGCTCCCCATCGTGATGTGCATAGTCAACAGGGCCCTAGCTCCCCTTGGAGGGCTCCGCCCAGACCACAACGACTCCCTCCTCCAGAGGGATACGGGATGGATACAGCTCTACTGCGAGAACAGCCAGGAGGTCCTAGACACCATAATCCAGGCCTACAGGATAGGGGAGGACCGGAGGGTCTACCTGCCCGTCGCTGTCTGCTACGACGGCTACTTCGTCTCGGCCACAGCCACACCTGTCACCGTCCCAGGCCAGGAGGAGGTGGACCTCTTCCTCCCCCCATACAAGCATGAGCTTTACTCCCTCATGCCCGAGGATTATAGGCGCCCCCAGTGGGGGGCTAACATAGCCAGGGCTAGGTACGAGGTCCAGAGGGCGATGGAGAGGGCGAAGAGGGTGATAGAGGAGGTGGACAGGGACTACAAGGCGAGGTTCGGCAGGGGATACGATGGCCTCCTAGAGGAGTACTCATGCGAGGATGCGGAAGCCGTCCTTATCACGATGGGGTCGATGACGGGAACCGCCAGAGACGTCATAGATGAGATGAGGGAGGAGGGAAAGAGGATAGGGCTGGTCAAGATGAGGGGCTTCAGGCCCTTCCCCTCTGAGGAGCTGAGGGAGATGGCCAAGAGGTACCACGCGATAGGGGTGGTGGATAGGAACACGAGCTACGGCTCGGCGGGGGGAGGGATCATAGCCGTGGAGACAGCCAGAGCCCTATACCCCTTGGATGACAGGCCCCTCCTACTGGACTTCCACGTCGGCCTTGGAGGGAGTGATGTGACGATGCGACAGATAAGGTACATGGCGGATAGGGTGCTGGAGGCCCTTGATAAGGGGAGGGTTGAGGAGGAGGTCGAATGGGTGGAGCTCATCGACCTTGGGGAGGTGATGTAA
- a CDS encoding pyruvate synthase subunit beta, translating into MDKDKIFEEHYKRSLIRAGTACCPGCGGPLFWRMALEALGPRTIVYGDGPCAYCAIRNILVPTLGIHFSFVADGATGIAAALAAKGREDITVVSSAGDGATADISFNKVSAAAERNENIIQICIDNEAYMNTGIQKSGLTPFGAWTTTTPRGKETPKKRIPMILAQHRVPYVATVSVAYPADLKAKITKAKGMRGFKYIHSVIPCPTGWRFDPAKSVEVVRLGVQSWAWPLYEVENGILRLTVKPKARPIEEYLMAQGRFRHLTKEEIELIQREVDEERQRLLEYDGKSIIH; encoded by the coding sequence ATGGATAAGGACAAGATCTTCGAGGAGCACTATAAGAGGAGCCTGATAAGGGCTGGAACGGCCTGCTGCCCCGGCTGCGGCGGCCCCCTCTTCTGGAGGATGGCCCTAGAGGCGTTGGGGCCAAGGACGATCGTATATGGAGATGGGCCATGCGCCTACTGCGCCATCAGGAACATCCTCGTCCCCACCCTAGGGATCCACTTCTCCTTCGTGGCGGATGGGGCTACGGGCATAGCTGCAGCCCTAGCGGCGAAGGGGCGGGAGGACATCACCGTCGTATCCTCGGCCGGTGACGGGGCCACCGCCGACATAAGCTTCAACAAGGTCTCAGCAGCCGCCGAGAGGAATGAGAACATCATCCAGATCTGCATAGATAATGAGGCCTACATGAACACGGGGATCCAGAAGAGCGGTTTAACCCCCTTCGGCGCCTGGACCACCACGACCCCGAGGGGGAAGGAGACTCCGAAGAAGAGGATCCCCATGATCCTAGCCCAGCATAGGGTCCCCTACGTCGCGACCGTCTCTGTGGCATATCCAGCGGACCTGAAGGCGAAGATCACAAAGGCGAAGGGGATGAGGGGGTTCAAGTACATCCACTCGGTTATACCCTGCCCGACGGGGTGGAGGTTCGACCCCGCCAAGAGCGTTGAGGTGGTCCGACTAGGGGTTCAGTCCTGGGCCTGGCCCCTCTACGAGGTCGAGAACGGCATCCTGAGGCTGACGGTGAAGCCGAAGGCCAGGCCTATAGAGGAGTACCTCATGGCCCAGGGGCGCTTCAGGCACCTCACGAAGGAGGAGATAGAGCTCATCCAGAGGGAGGTGGACGAGGAGCGCCAGAGGCTTCTTGAATACGATGGGAAGAGCATAATCCATTAA
- a CDS encoding methylase translates to MAIPASLVSELQHLREKTRVIGMVARASAIFRVEDIYVYPDQPDEAHLIRLILNYMETPQYLRRHLFKKRPELRYVGMLPPLRTPHHPLEDKASMLRVGEIREGIVQDVDGESSLVYVGVEKPVRVTGRAPSRGGRATIRITETRPEPRGVFIGRGEVREYWGYEVHISKRGLGELAKEGGFDLTIATSKNGDPYPEISGGLRDRWVMSKSALVAFGSPRQGIEEILSREGRRVEETFRFNVNTMPRQGCETIRTEEAIYATLAILNLLDYKRV, encoded by the coding sequence ATAGCCATACCCGCATCCCTAGTCTCAGAACTCCAACACCTCAGGGAGAAGACTAGGGTTATAGGCATGGTGGCGAGGGCCTCAGCCATATTCAGGGTTGAGGATATATACGTCTACCCGGACCAGCCCGACGAGGCACATCTCATACGCCTCATCCTAAACTACATGGAGACCCCTCAATACCTGAGGAGACACCTCTTCAAGAAGAGGCCCGAGCTGAGGTATGTTGGGATGCTCCCGCCCCTAAGAACCCCTCATCATCCCTTGGAGGATAAGGCCTCGATGCTGAGGGTTGGGGAGATAAGGGAGGGGATAGTCCAGGATGTGGATGGAGAGTCCTCCTTGGTATATGTAGGCGTGGAGAAGCCCGTGAGGGTGACCGGAAGGGCTCCGTCGAGGGGTGGAAGGGCGACCATTAGGATTACTGAGACGAGGCCCGAGCCCCGGGGGGTCTTCATAGGCAGGGGGGAGGTAAGGGAGTATTGGGGATATGAGGTTCACATATCCAAGAGGGGACTAGGAGAGCTGGCTAAAGAGGGGGGCTTCGATCTGACCATAGCAACCTCCAAGAACGGTGACCCCTATCCAGAGATATCTGGAGGACTGAGGGATCGATGGGTCATGTCTAAGAGCGCTCTAGTTGCCTTCGGCTCCCCGAGACAGGGCATAGAGGAGATACTCTCAAGAGAGGGAAGAAGGGTTGAGGAGACCTTCCGGTTCAACGTCAACACGATGCCCCGTCAGGGATGTGAGACCATCAGGACCGAGGAGGCCATATATGCAACCCTAGCCATCCTCAACCTCCTAGACTATAAGAGGGTTTAG
- a CDS encoding aspartate/glutamate racemase family protein, which yields MEPEFYRMLPQGSSVHTARLKLGEVTVEGLARMEERVEEEAEKLADASVDIIGYGCTSGSLLRGKGHEELIEERIRRASGVPAVATAGAVVRALRALRVRRVAVATPYIDEINLLEESFLSQHGFKVVDMVGLGLKDNLMIGRLGRGDVQRLVERLRLEEADGIFISCTNLPTAELIGELEGKHKRPVISSNTATLWAMLRVYGHKVEIKGYGTLLESPP from the coding sequence ATGGAGCCGGAGTTCTACAGGATGCTCCCCCAGGGCTCCTCGGTCCACACAGCCCGCCTGAAGCTCGGCGAGGTGACTGTGGAGGGCTTGGCGAGGATGGAGGAGAGGGTTGAGGAGGAGGCGGAGAAGCTGGCGGATGCCTCAGTGGACATAATAGGTTACGGGTGCACCAGCGGAAGCCTACTTAGGGGAAAGGGACACGAGGAGTTGATAGAGGAGAGGATCAGGAGAGCCTCGGGGGTGCCCGCAGTCGCCACAGCAGGAGCCGTCGTGAGGGCGCTGAGAGCCCTGAGGGTGAGAAGGGTGGCAGTCGCAACCCCCTACATAGATGAGATAAACCTCTTGGAGGAGAGTTTCCTATCCCAGCACGGGTTCAAGGTGGTGGATATGGTGGGACTAGGCCTCAAAGATAACCTGATGATAGGAAGGCTGGGGAGGGGAGATGTCCAGAGGCTTGTGGAGAGGCTGAGGCTTGAGGAGGCCGATGGTATATTCATAAGCTGCACAAACCTCCCAACAGCCGAACTCATAGGGGAGCTTGAGGGGAAGCATAAAAGACCCGTTATCTCAAGCAATACAGCCACGCTGTGGGCTATGCTCAGGGTATATGGCCACAAGGTCGAGATAAAGGGATACGGCACTCTCCTAGAGAGCCCACCGTGA